CGGCTTGCCCGTATGGTCGTCCGAGCCGCGGTTCCCCGTCAGGAACTCTACGCGATAGTTGCCCGAGTTCACGAAGGCGGCCACACGCGCCTTGTCCGCCTGATGCGGCACTGCCCTGAAGGACGGATCGACGGTATGCAGGACGTCCAGGATCGGTGGCAGGGTGTCCCCGACTTCCGCGCTGATTGCGAAATCCTGGGCGTAGTCGGCGTCGCCCGTCTGGAGCGAGGCGTTTGGAAGACGAACCCCTAGCAGCCCCGAATAGCAGCTGAACGCAACCGAGCCTATGATGAGGGCTCGAAGGCGAAACAATCCGGCGTCAGCGAGAGCTTTGGTTACTTCGCCCGCAAAACGTTCAGGCGACGCCATGCCGCCCGTTCGTGTCAGTGCGTTGACGAGCCGACGCCGCTCCCTGAGGTCGTCTTTGACTTCCCTGTGGGCGTGTACTCTCGCGGTTATTTCCTCATCTGCTTCCGGCCCTACATAGCGCCGCTTGTCGCCATCAGGCGTCGGATACTCGAAGTACCAGTATCCCTTGCCTTTCACGGGGACGTTCACGAACCGTCCATTATGAGGGAAGTCGGTGGAGAACTGTGCGTCGAACGATCGCTGCGCCAATTCCGCGAACATTGTCCGGTATGCGAGGTCAATTTGTTTCATGGCAAGCGATCCTTGCGGCGGACTTATGTTGTTATAAGGTTCCAATCTTTCCCTTATAACCGGGATCGCGACAGCATAGCCGGGATCGCGACAGCTGGCGCAGTCGTTATAAGGAAACATCAAATTCCTTATAACTGTTTCTGTTTGGCATGGCAACCGGCCGCTGGGACGCGTCCCCCGTTGCCCCTGAAACCGCCAAGGCAGTTCCAGGCCGTTTCGCCGTGACGGAAGAGATCAACGGTCG
The DNA window shown above is from Agrobacterium tumefaciens and carries:
- a CDS encoding nucleotidyltransferase family protein, producing the protein MKQIDLAYRTMFAELAQRSFDAQFSTDFPHNGRFVNVPVKGKGYWYFEYPTPDGDKRRYVGPEADEEITARVHAHREVKDDLRERRRLVNALTRTGGMASPERFAGEVTKALADAGLFRLRALIIGSVAFSCYSGLLGVRLPNASLQTGDADYAQDFAISAEVGDTLPPILDVLHTVDPSFRAVPHQADKARVAAFVNSGNYRVEFLTGNRGSDDHTGKPSPMPALGGASAENLRFLDYLIYEPARTVLLYREGVSVNIPAPERYAIHKLIVASRRRNDALGRAKRDKDIQQASLLSEALVETRQGYLLADAWNEAWERGPAWQEAITLGLAMMPDKARSPLAVALGVSAADLGKR